The proteins below are encoded in one region of Bremerella sp. P1:
- a CDS encoding PSD1 and planctomycete cytochrome C domain-containing protein, with translation MRSLFLFALATFAVFLPLGGLAADELSDAESLQFFEKKIRPVLVQECYSCHSAEADEIEGGLVLDTRSGSRRGGDRGPAVVPESLKESLLIEAIRHANDDLQMPPQKKLSPEVIADFEKWITLGAFDPREGESVEVHRYGIDIEEGRKHWAFQPPQDQAIPDVNRGDWPKTEIDRFVLAQLESHGISPVDDADKRTLLRRLSFDLTGLPPTEKEVTAFVTDDSPAAYEAVVDRLLASPHFGEKWARHWLDVSRYAESTGSTVNFFYPHAWRYRDYVIDAFNDDKPYDQYVKEQLAGDLMPYENPQQRAEHMIATGFLALGTKTLNERSGLKHELDVADEQIDVTTQAFLGVTAACARCHDHKFDPIPQADYYALAGIFRSTETCYGTIRYINAQRPSRLLTLPDDADFDVAVSDLSDRERTRIEDQIQQIQEQIRDLRDPVQRFLTSGRISLLQAQLDLYESSGEPKMLAMGVRDKRSGPQFRSGRPFAFGQGANRFSYDGTQVISDSPVYSRGEYDSPEKGSIPRGTLQVLCSTPLEISRRNSGRLELAEWIVARDNPLTARVMVNRIWLQLFGRGLVPTADDFGHAGQAPSNPELLDHLAISFMNDGWSVKRLIRRIITSRVYQLSSTREDQAFRMDPDNILLWRMSPRRLDAESLRDAMLAVSGRLEAKPPIGSAVATQSDGPVDRFGFVPISRSIDDPDNVHRSIYLPVIRDNLPESLALFDAADPSLITAHRQQTTVPSQGLYLLNNDFVLRDSDAAAQQLLKISDEKKRIEAAFVQFFGREATAQERDQAKVFLASYKADTPVRIRFNRQNPDQARWSAFCQALFASAEFQYRR, from the coding sequence ATGCGCAGTCTATTCCTCTTCGCACTAGCTACCTTTGCCGTGTTCCTTCCGCTTGGCGGCCTCGCTGCCGACGAGCTTTCGGATGCCGAATCGTTGCAGTTTTTCGAGAAGAAGATTCGCCCCGTATTGGTGCAGGAGTGTTATTCCTGCCACTCCGCTGAAGCGGATGAAATTGAAGGCGGCTTAGTACTGGACACGCGTTCCGGGAGCCGGCGAGGGGGTGATCGAGGCCCGGCTGTGGTGCCTGAGAGTCTGAAAGAGAGTTTACTGATCGAAGCGATCCGGCACGCTAACGATGATTTGCAAATGCCCCCCCAAAAGAAGCTATCTCCCGAGGTCATTGCCGACTTCGAGAAGTGGATCACGCTAGGCGCGTTCGATCCCCGCGAAGGGGAGTCCGTCGAAGTTCATCGATATGGTATCGACATCGAAGAAGGTCGAAAGCACTGGGCTTTCCAGCCTCCACAAGACCAAGCCATCCCTGACGTTAATCGCGGTGACTGGCCCAAGACAGAAATAGACCGGTTCGTTCTCGCCCAGCTTGAATCTCACGGCATCTCACCGGTTGATGATGCAGATAAGAGAACGCTCCTGCGTCGCCTGAGCTTTGATCTCACCGGTCTGCCTCCAACGGAGAAGGAAGTTACGGCATTCGTAACCGATGACTCCCCAGCGGCGTACGAAGCAGTGGTCGACCGACTACTGGCATCTCCACACTTCGGAGAAAAGTGGGCTCGTCATTGGCTGGACGTCTCGCGGTATGCGGAGAGCACCGGTAGCACGGTGAACTTCTTCTACCCTCATGCGTGGAGGTATCGTGATTATGTCATCGATGCCTTTAATGATGACAAACCGTACGACCAATATGTCAAAGAGCAGTTGGCCGGCGACCTAATGCCGTATGAGAACCCCCAGCAGCGGGCGGAACACATGATCGCCACCGGCTTCCTGGCTCTGGGTACCAAGACTCTTAACGAGAGAAGTGGCCTAAAGCATGAACTGGACGTAGCCGATGAGCAGATTGATGTGACAACCCAGGCATTTCTGGGCGTCACGGCTGCCTGCGCACGCTGCCACGATCACAAGTTCGATCCGATTCCTCAGGCAGACTACTATGCCTTGGCAGGCATTTTCCGCAGTACGGAAACATGCTATGGAACGATTCGTTATATCAACGCACAACGTCCTAGTAGGCTTTTGACGCTACCCGACGATGCCGATTTTGACGTAGCGGTTTCCGATCTTTCCGATCGAGAACGCACCCGCATCGAAGATCAGATCCAACAGATTCAGGAGCAGATTCGTGATCTGCGCGATCCTGTGCAACGATTCCTGACTTCCGGCAGAATCTCGCTGCTGCAAGCCCAGCTGGATCTTTACGAAAGCAGCGGCGAACCTAAGATGCTGGCGATGGGGGTACGTGACAAACGCTCCGGTCCCCAGTTTCGATCTGGCCGTCCGTTCGCATTCGGGCAAGGCGCCAACCGTTTTAGCTACGATGGCACACAAGTGATTTCGGACAGCCCCGTGTACAGTCGGGGCGAGTACGATTCGCCTGAAAAGGGATCGATACCGCGTGGCACTTTGCAGGTACTTTGCAGCACGCCGCTTGAAATCTCGCGACGCAATAGTGGTCGGCTCGAGTTGGCAGAATGGATCGTCGCTCGCGACAACCCGCTGACGGCACGCGTGATGGTCAATCGCATCTGGCTTCAACTCTTTGGCCGCGGATTAGTGCCCACCGCCGACGACTTTGGACATGCCGGCCAAGCGCCTTCCAATCCAGAACTGCTGGATCATCTCGCCATTTCCTTCATGAATGATGGTTGGAGTGTCAAGCGACTGATTCGCCGAATCATCACGAGTCGTGTATATCAGCTGAGTTCTACCAGAGAAGATCAAGCGTTCCGAATGGATCCTGACAACATCCTACTGTGGCGAATGTCACCGCGGCGTCTCGATGCCGAAAGTCTTCGTGACGCCATGTTGGCGGTCAGCGGACGCTTGGAAGCGAAACCACCGATCGGCTCTGCCGTTGCCACGCAAAGTGACGGGCCGGTCGATCGGTTTGGCTTCGTTCCTATTTCGCGATCGATCGATGATCCAGACAACGTCCATCGATCGATTTACCTGCCCGTCATTCGAGACAATCTGCCTGAGTCACTCGCTCTGTTTGATGCGGCTGACCCTTCCTTGATTACCGCCCATCGACAACAGACGACCGTTCCATCGCAAGGCCTGTACCTCCTCAATAACGACTTCGTTTTACGAGATTCGGATGCGGCAGCCCAACAGTTGTTGAAAATCTCGGATGAGAAAAAACGAATCGAAGCGGCATTTGTGCAGTTCTTCGGTCGTGAGGCGACCGCGCAGGAACGCGATCAAGCCAAGGTCTTCCTTGCTTCTTACAAGGCTGATACCCCCGTTCGCATTCGCTTCAATCGACAAAACCCTGATCAGGCTCGCTGGAGCGCCTTTTGCCAGGCGTTGTTTGCGAGTGCTGAATTCCAATATCGACGGTGA
- a CDS encoding DUF1552 domain-containing protein produces MNLTRRNILQGISLGASGILLSPFVRHLAAEEAGNFEPKRIVFVMEGNGFNPNQAQPTTIPRKNSAQSRNDVSELQDISLADHELSEAMQPLSPFKDRLAVIQGLSSRICGGGHSNNFGALGVYSSKAGAFGETIDMALAKALPSIFPQVGLGISDRPEHSIIYNTSALERGKKVPTQCRPDLAYQQLFGSVADGAAAKTFHSKTNLLDFMVDDVKRLQRQLNSTEREKLGSYLSAFESMRNRQGRLLDNQEALQNNKPQTNDKYFSDVETDRLEAQFDIGAAALISGLTNVLTIASGCGDPYFSVKFTGLGINFGKHSIGHGQSYDGMTWEQLSIKIRQFHFQLVAHLADKLQRVPEGNGTMLDNTVIVYLSDAAEGHHSRCWEWPIVVLGDLGSRLKTRGRYLCYPRYGETGHRTVANFYTSLLHAAGAPRDRLGQPDPKLDHLDQDGPLDELMT; encoded by the coding sequence ATGAACCTGACGCGTCGAAACATCCTGCAGGGAATTTCGCTCGGAGCCTCAGGCATCCTGCTGTCTCCGTTCGTTCGCCATCTTGCCGCCGAGGAAGCTGGTAATTTCGAGCCGAAACGAATCGTATTCGTGATGGAGGGAAACGGCTTTAACCCCAATCAGGCACAGCCGACCACGATTCCGCGTAAGAACAGCGCTCAAAGCCGCAATGATGTTAGCGAGTTACAGGATATCTCCTTGGCGGACCACGAATTGTCCGAGGCGATGCAGCCCCTCAGCCCTTTTAAGGATCGATTGGCCGTCATTCAGGGGCTCTCCAGTCGAATCTGCGGAGGTGGCCACTCGAATAACTTCGGGGCCCTAGGCGTCTATTCCAGCAAAGCTGGGGCATTTGGCGAAACCATCGACATGGCTTTGGCAAAAGCACTGCCATCGATCTTTCCGCAAGTCGGTTTGGGCATATCTGATCGACCGGAGCATTCAATTATCTACAACACTTCGGCGCTTGAACGAGGCAAGAAGGTTCCGACGCAATGCCGTCCAGACCTGGCCTATCAACAACTGTTTGGCAGCGTCGCCGATGGGGCAGCGGCGAAGACTTTTCATTCCAAGACCAACCTATTGGACTTCATGGTTGATGACGTGAAGCGATTGCAGCGTCAGCTGAACTCGACGGAGCGCGAGAAACTGGGCAGCTACCTGAGTGCGTTCGAGTCGATGCGAAACCGCCAGGGCCGATTACTTGATAATCAAGAAGCACTTCAGAACAACAAGCCCCAAACCAACGACAAGTACTTTAGCGACGTTGAAACGGACCGCTTGGAAGCGCAGTTTGATATCGGCGCCGCAGCGCTGATTAGTGGACTGACCAACGTACTTACGATCGCTTCAGGCTGTGGCGATCCTTATTTCAGCGTGAAGTTTACCGGCCTGGGAATCAACTTCGGCAAGCATAGCATCGGGCATGGTCAAAGCTATGACGGAATGACCTGGGAACAGCTATCGATAAAGATTCGCCAGTTCCACTTCCAGCTCGTGGCACACTTGGCCGACAAACTACAGCGAGTTCCCGAAGGAAACGGTACGATGCTCGACAACACAGTCATCGTCTATCTTTCCGATGCGGCTGAGGGGCATCACAGCCGCTGCTGGGAATGGCCAATCGTCGTGCTAGGCGATTTGGGAAGTCGCTTGAAAACCCGCGGGCGATATCTGTGTTACCCGCGTTACGGAGAGACAGGGCACCGCACGGTTGCCAACTTCTACACTTCTCTGCTGCACGCGGCCGGTGCTCCGCGTGATCGTCTTGGACAACCGGACCCGAAACTTGATCACCTCGACCAGGATGGTCCCCTGGATGAACTTATGACCTAG
- a CDS encoding DUF1501 domain-containing protein: MHSRRNFLQSSASGFGYLAFAALAHSQAAHAEEAMANPLGSKKTHFEPKAKRVIFLCMEGGPSHLDTFDYKPQLLADDGKPTPRNQGGGRSGKLLGSPFQFKQHGESGLWVSELFSNVATHADKLCVLNGMHTNLPAHSQAFLQLHCGIFQFSRPSLGAWVLYGLGTENTDLPGFVSINPPRNNGGAANYGSSFLPAMYQGTRISRRGFGSGETISNLKNDRRSRDAQRTQLDLIQSLNRSTADSLGGSPEIEGLISSYELAFRMQSEMPDVLDISNETAATLELYGIEQQAGQQRRRPGMFGGGGFGRPTGGTDTFGRQCLLARRLIESGVRFVELTMRGWDHHFNLAESLQGSCSSVDKPIAGLLADLEQRGLLKDTLVLWGGEFGRSPYAQGDGRDHNNKGFSMWMAGGGVKGGHVHGATDEYGYEAIDGRVHIHDWHATILHLLGLDHERLTYRYAGRDMRLTDVKGNVVDDIIA; the protein is encoded by the coding sequence ATGCACTCACGCAGAAATTTCCTACAGTCATCCGCTTCCGGTTTCGGCTACCTTGCGTTTGCAGCACTTGCGCATAGCCAGGCTGCTCATGCCGAAGAGGCGATGGCCAATCCGCTTGGCTCGAAGAAGACTCACTTTGAGCCCAAGGCTAAGCGTGTCATCTTCCTATGCATGGAAGGCGGTCCCAGCCACCTGGACACTTTCGACTACAAGCCACAACTTCTTGCCGATGATGGCAAGCCAACGCCACGAAACCAAGGAGGCGGCCGAAGCGGAAAGCTGCTGGGCTCACCCTTCCAGTTCAAGCAGCACGGAGAGAGTGGGCTTTGGGTAAGCGAGTTGTTCTCGAATGTTGCGACCCACGCGGACAAGCTCTGTGTCCTCAACGGAATGCATACTAACTTGCCAGCGCATTCCCAGGCATTCCTCCAACTCCATTGCGGCATCTTTCAGTTTTCACGCCCCAGCCTAGGTGCGTGGGTCCTCTACGGGCTAGGGACAGAAAACACAGACCTGCCGGGATTCGTCTCGATCAACCCACCCCGAAACAATGGCGGAGCGGCAAACTACGGATCTTCGTTCTTGCCGGCGATGTACCAGGGAACACGGATCAGTCGAAGAGGATTCGGTTCCGGAGAGACGATCAGCAACTTGAAGAACGATCGTCGTAGTCGAGACGCCCAACGCACCCAACTCGACTTGATTCAATCCTTGAATCGCTCAACCGCCGACTCGCTTGGCGGCAGCCCAGAAATCGAAGGATTGATCTCTTCCTACGAACTCGCTTTCCGAATGCAAAGCGAGATGCCGGATGTCTTAGACATCAGCAACGAGACCGCCGCGACACTAGAGCTGTACGGAATTGAACAGCAAGCGGGACAGCAGCGTCGTCGGCCGGGCATGTTTGGTGGTGGAGGATTTGGCCGCCCCACCGGTGGAACCGACACGTTTGGGCGTCAATGCCTTTTGGCTCGGCGGCTGATCGAGTCCGGAGTCCGGTTTGTAGAATTGACGATGAGAGGCTGGGACCATCATTTCAATTTGGCGGAATCGCTTCAGGGCAGTTGCAGTTCGGTGGATAAGCCCATCGCTGGCCTGCTGGCTGATCTCGAACAGCGTGGATTACTGAAGGATACGCTTGTCCTGTGGGGTGGCGAATTCGGCCGATCACCCTACGCCCAAGGTGATGGTCGCGATCACAACAACAAAGGCTTCTCAATGTGGATGGCGGGTGGCGGCGTCAAAGGAGGCCACGTTCATGGTGCGACCGATGAATATGGTTATGAAGCCATCGATGGACGAGTCCATATCCATGACTGGCACGCCACAATCCTGCATCTTCTCGGACTCGACCACGAGCGACTCACCTACCGCTACGCCGGTCGCGACATGCGTTTGACCGACGTGAAGGGCAACGTGGTGGACGACATCATCGCGTAA
- a CDS encoding DUF1588 domain-containing protein, whose translation MRALAIAILQLLAVLVPCAARAADQNVSPNKLGVLIEKYCHDCHGGETQEGDLRLDNLSFDMQVNSESWNLIRYRLITEEMPPDDSPQPSHGERQQMVQWLTTELRAARVELMEPEGFHLPKFGNKVDHESLFNGTISGPAFTRGRLWRMSPHAYDSLTKGELAKNVKEIAQPFSEMSEPGLKDYASAFSIDEPTTDQLIRNAQAIVASQTRGELVDGKWVAKGYPQPVKEMVMLFHEENQPLSAELKTRAIEKQFQLILKRKPTDDELERYLQFLDQNIEASGPQLGVRTTMVAVLLSPEAVFRLELGSGTPDEFGRRMLSPQELAYALAYALTDRQPDGQLLQAAAEGRLQSKEDVRREIDRIFDSEKIQKPRLMRFFQEYFGYLAATDIFKDKELNAHHHPTTLVQDTEQLIQWILDRDKDVLFELLTTNKAFINFRQDPKRGTVQPAQPKNLIHTSYGLPVDWKWTPNQPVELPPEERAGILTQPSWLVANSGNFDNHPILRGKWIRERLLGGTIPDLPITVDAQLPEEPQNTLRYRMRVTQEEYCWNCHRQMNPLGLTFEVYDHFGRHRTLEHVVDLEATANNLDKKGNPLGNVYRQIPVDATGTLAGTGDPRLTGDYRDAVQMIHQLAKSERVRQVFVRHVFRYFLGRNEQLSDSPTLIMADNTYVESEGSFRALVTSLLTSDSFLYRIDSFADDANPQKND comes from the coding sequence ATGCGCGCTCTCGCCATTGCAATTCTGCAGCTCCTGGCAGTTTTAGTTCCCTGTGCAGCCCGGGCAGCAGACCAGAATGTCTCTCCAAATAAGCTGGGCGTCTTAATCGAAAAGTACTGCCACGATTGCCATGGCGGCGAAACGCAGGAAGGAGACCTGCGTCTCGACAACCTCTCTTTCGATATGCAAGTCAACTCCGAAAGTTGGAACTTGATTCGATATCGACTGATCACGGAAGAGATGCCGCCTGACGACAGTCCCCAGCCTTCGCACGGCGAACGTCAGCAGATGGTGCAGTGGTTGACGACCGAGTTACGGGCAGCTCGAGTCGAGCTCATGGAGCCTGAAGGATTTCATCTGCCCAAGTTTGGGAACAAGGTCGATCACGAATCGCTGTTCAACGGAACGATATCCGGTCCCGCTTTTACACGGGGTCGACTCTGGCGCATGAGTCCTCATGCGTACGATTCGCTGACCAAGGGAGAACTGGCCAAGAATGTCAAAGAGATTGCCCAACCCTTCAGCGAGATGAGCGAGCCAGGCCTTAAGGATTACGCTTCTGCATTTTCGATCGATGAGCCCACGACAGACCAATTGATTCGAAATGCACAAGCGATCGTTGCCAGTCAGACACGTGGTGAACTGGTCGATGGAAAGTGGGTCGCTAAAGGCTATCCGCAACCGGTGAAAGAGATGGTTATGCTCTTTCATGAAGAAAACCAGCCGCTCTCGGCCGAGCTCAAGACTCGAGCCATAGAGAAGCAGTTTCAATTGATCCTCAAGAGAAAGCCGACGGACGACGAACTTGAGCGCTACTTGCAGTTCCTTGACCAAAACATCGAGGCTTCCGGGCCTCAGCTGGGCGTACGGACAACGATGGTTGCCGTACTCCTTTCCCCGGAAGCCGTGTTTCGCCTGGAACTGGGAAGTGGCACGCCAGACGAGTTTGGTCGCCGCATGTTGTCCCCCCAGGAACTTGCCTACGCGCTTGCCTACGCATTAACCGATCGGCAGCCCGATGGTCAGTTATTACAGGCAGCTGCCGAGGGCCGATTGCAATCGAAAGAAGACGTTCGGCGTGAGATCGATCGCATCTTCGATTCTGAAAAGATTCAAAAGCCGAGACTAATGCGGTTCTTCCAAGAGTATTTCGGCTATCTGGCGGCGACCGATATCTTTAAAGACAAAGAGCTCAACGCTCACCATCACCCGACAACTCTCGTTCAGGATACCGAACAGCTTATCCAATGGATTCTTGATCGCGACAAGGATGTATTGTTCGAGCTATTAACAACCAACAAAGCGTTTATTAACTTCCGTCAGGATCCGAAAAGAGGAACCGTCCAACCGGCTCAGCCTAAGAATCTTATCCATACTTCGTACGGTTTACCGGTCGATTGGAAATGGACTCCGAACCAACCTGTCGAGCTTCCGCCGGAGGAGAGAGCCGGCATCTTAACGCAACCTTCGTGGTTGGTCGCCAACTCAGGCAATTTCGACAATCACCCAATCCTGCGTGGAAAATGGATTCGTGAACGACTACTGGGCGGAACGATTCCCGACTTGCCCATCACCGTCGACGCCCAACTTCCCGAAGAACCGCAAAATACCTTGAGATATCGGATGAGAGTGACTCAGGAAGAGTACTGCTGGAACTGCCATCGCCAGATGAACCCTCTCGGATTGACCTTTGAAGTGTACGACCATTTCGGACGCCATCGTACGCTGGAGCATGTGGTGGACCTGGAGGCGACGGCGAACAATTTGGACAAGAAAGGTAATCCACTTGGGAATGTCTATCGGCAGATTCCTGTCGACGCTACCGGCACGTTGGCCGGCACTGGCGATCCTCGCCTGACTGGCGACTATCGCGATGCCGTTCAGATGATTCACCAATTGGCTAAATCCGAACGAGTGCGACAAGTCTTCGTCCGTCATGTTTTCCGTTACTTCTTAGGACGCAACGAACAGCTGAGCGATAGCCCTACTCTGATCATGGCAGATAACACCTACGTGGAAAGCGAAGGGAGTTTTCGTGCGCTAGTGACTAGCCTGCTAACCAGCGATTCCTTTTTGTATCGCATCGATAGCTTCGCGGATGATGCGAATCCGCAAAAAAATGATTGA
- a CDS encoding formylglycine-generating enzyme family protein, protein MSDSATPQPLSTWNFLGVLAVCLIGSSTTWADDPVRTLSSQDIQGTTAGERTINSVKIPFCWCPPGKFTMGSPDQESHRHDDEGQVEVTFEHGFWISQHEVTEAEYKLITNRSPRSSLGENYPAADMRSGDARRFAEMLTKREKEAGQIPDDWEYAMPTEAQWEYACRAGTSTSFCFGDSEQMLPEFGNFADKQLLSFDPSEYRYSDSRLDDGFPTLAPVESYRANPWGIYDMHGNVWEWCLDEYSPKLPRGKNPQGPERGNGQGRVIRGGSWLSHYHYCRSAMRNAHHDLNSAPYIGIRIVLCPKLRNSERERQ, encoded by the coding sequence ATGTCAGATTCAGCAACACCCCAGCCGCTATCGACCTGGAACTTCCTTGGAGTCCTTGCCGTCTGCCTGATTGGTTCCTCGACAACGTGGGCCGATGATCCCGTGCGTACGCTTTCTTCGCAGGACATCCAGGGAACCACGGCAGGCGAACGCACCATCAACAGCGTGAAAATCCCATTCTGTTGGTGCCCGCCAGGCAAATTCACCATGGGAAGCCCTGACCAGGAATCGCATCGACACGACGACGAAGGTCAAGTCGAGGTTACGTTTGAGCATGGTTTCTGGATCAGCCAACATGAAGTCACCGAAGCCGAATACAAGTTGATCACGAACCGGTCCCCCAGAAGCTCGCTGGGCGAGAACTATCCCGCAGCCGATATGCGAAGTGGTGATGCACGACGCTTTGCTGAAATGCTCACCAAGCGTGAAAAGGAGGCCGGTCAAATTCCCGATGACTGGGAGTACGCGATGCCGACGGAAGCCCAGTGGGAATACGCATGTCGAGCGGGAACCTCAACGAGCTTTTGCTTTGGTGATTCCGAGCAAATGCTTCCCGAGTTTGGCAATTTTGCGGACAAACAGCTTTTGAGTTTTGACCCTTCTGAATATCGCTATTCCGATTCTCGGCTTGACGATGGTTTTCCCACGTTGGCGCCTGTCGAGAGTTACCGTGCCAATCCATGGGGCATCTACGATATGCACGGAAATGTTTGGGAATGGTGCCTGGACGAATATAGTCCTAAGCTACCGCGTGGTAAGAATCCGCAAGGTCCCGAAAGGGGAAATGGCCAAGGCCGCGTCATTCGTGGAGGAAGCTGGCTTAGCCATTACCACTACTGCCGATCTGCCATGCGGAACGCTCATCACGATCTCAACTCGGCTCCTTATATCGGCATCAGGATCGTGCTTTGCCCCAAACTGCGGAATAGCGAACGCGAACGGCAATGA